One stretch of Chroococcidiopsis sp. CCMEE 29 DNA includes these proteins:
- a CDS encoding amidase → MNIIFSSATQLAAAIQSGQVSATEVLEAHLTQIEQYNPALNAVVTLDSDRAREQARLADAALARGEVWGLLHGLPFTLKDAHATAGMRTTTGFPPLDHVPQKDSTITARLKAAGGILIGKTNVAAMLADFQSNNPIFGRTNNPWNVDRTPGGSSGGAAAAIAAGMTPFDIGTDLSGSIRIPAHFCGVFGLKPTEHRIPLTGLIPGLPPPRSVRIMSCIGPMARTVEDLTLLYSLMAGPDGQDTEVQPVPIDAVPELNLSQLRIAFATTFPDLAIAIDIRNAIAELATQLNSLGATVEEATLPPLDCIQERFGELVGMMVGAFQPEAQAQPTTLAQYLEALHHRDQAILAWEQFFEQWDVLLCPVSMVTAFPHCESGATLQVNGQQVEYWSISAHCSVFNYTGHPAVVLPYNLDRDGLPIGIQLVGKRWNESRLLVIAQVLTQVTGAFQRPPGY, encoded by the coding sequence ATGAATATTATTTTCTCCAGTGCAACGCAATTAGCCGCCGCGATTCAGTCAGGACAGGTTTCAGCTACAGAAGTGCTAGAGGCGCATTTAACACAGATTGAGCAGTATAATCCCGCTTTGAATGCGGTTGTCACGCTGGATAGCGATCGTGCTCGTGAACAGGCGCGATTAGCTGATGCAGCCTTGGCTCGTGGTGAGGTATGGGGACTGCTGCATGGACTCCCTTTTACCCTGAAAGATGCTCACGCAACAGCAGGGATGCGAACCACAACCGGGTTTCCGCCCCTAGACCATGTGCCCCAGAAAGATAGCACGATTACGGCACGACTCAAGGCGGCTGGTGGGATTTTGATCGGCAAAACCAATGTTGCCGCGATGCTAGCTGATTTTCAATCCAACAATCCTATTTTCGGTCGCACTAACAATCCCTGGAATGTTGATCGCACACCCGGCGGTTCCAGTGGGGGTGCAGCGGCTGCGATCGCGGCTGGGATGACTCCGTTTGACATTGGCACTGATTTATCCGGTTCGATTCGCATTCCCGCCCATTTTTGTGGAGTGTTTGGGCTGAAGCCAACTGAACATCGAATTCCCTTAACGGGACTGATTCCGGGTCTTCCTCCGCCCCGCAGTGTTCGCATTATGTCTTGCATTGGACCGATGGCAAGAACTGTTGAGGATTTAACGTTGCTTTATTCGCTGATGGCAGGACCAGATGGACAGGATACAGAAGTGCAGCCTGTTCCAATTGATGCGGTGCCAGAACTGAACCTCTCTCAACTGCGGATTGCGTTTGCAACCACCTTTCCAGACTTAGCGATCGCAATTGATATTCGAAATGCGATCGCAGAACTGGCAACGCAGCTCAATTCACTGGGTGCAACTGTTGAAGAAGCGACTCTACCCCCGTTAGATTGCATTCAAGAGCGATTTGGCGAATTAGTGGGCATGATGGTTGGAGCATTCCAGCCAGAAGCACAGGCACAACCCACCACGCTTGCCCAATACCTTGAAGCGCTGCATCATCGTGACCAAGCTATCCTCGCGTGGGAGCAGTTTTTTGAGCAATGGGATGTGTTGCTGTGCCCCGTGTCAATGGTGACGGCGTTTCCCCACTGTGAGTCAGGGGCAACCTTGCAGGTGAACGGTCAGCAGGTCGAGTATTGGAGCATCAGCGCCCATTGCAGCGTGTTCAACTACACAGGTCATCCTGCTGTTGTGTTACCATACAACCTCGATCGCGATGGCTTACCGATTGGCATTCAGCTTGTTGGAAAACGCTGGAATGAATCGCGCTTGTTGGTGATCGCGCAGGTGCTAACACAAGTCACAGGAGCATTCCAACGACCACCAGGCTACTGA
- the clpP gene encoding ATP-dependent Clp endopeptidase proteolytic subunit ClpP, with amino-acid sequence MIPTVIEQSGRGDRAFDIYSRLMRERIIFLAETVESEMANRIVAQLLFLEAEDPEKDIYLYINSPGGSVLDGLGIYDTMNHIRPDVCTICYGFAASMGAFLLGAGAKGKRMSLPSSRIMIHQPSGGAQGQAVDIEIQAKEILYLKQLINQRMANYTGQPLERIEQDTERDFYLSAQEAVEYGLIDQVIDRHSIDTHPISSREVAAALTSK; translated from the coding sequence ATGATTCCTACCGTGATTGAACAATCGGGTCGGGGCGATCGTGCCTTCGACATTTATTCTCGCCTAATGCGAGAGCGCATCATTTTCTTGGCAGAAACGGTTGAGTCGGAAATGGCAAACCGGATTGTGGCACAACTGCTGTTTCTGGAGGCAGAAGATCCCGAAAAGGACATTTACCTGTACATCAATTCTCCGGGTGGCTCAGTGCTGGACGGCTTGGGGATTTACGACACCATGAATCACATTCGTCCCGATGTTTGTACGATTTGCTATGGCTTTGCGGCAAGTATGGGGGCTTTCTTGCTGGGTGCTGGCGCAAAAGGAAAACGCATGAGCTTGCCCAGCTCGCGGATTATGATTCATCAACCTTCGGGTGGGGCACAAGGTCAAGCCGTCGATATCGAGATTCAAGCCAAAGAAATTCTCTACTTGAAGCAGCTCATTAATCAGCGGATGGCAAACTACACAGGTCAACCGCTAGAGCGAATCGAGCAAGATACCGAGCGAGACTTCTATCTGTCCGCTCAGGAGGCGGTCGAGTATGGCTTGATTGACCAGGTGATCGATCGCCACTCGATCGACACTCACCCGATCAGCAGTCGTGAAGTGGCGGCAGCACTGACCTCCAAATAG
- a CDS encoding SRPBCC family protein, which produces MDKPQFVYVTYIATTPEQLWDALTSEEFTQKYWGGRRIQSDWQVGSPVKPVKENGDSDWEGEVLESDPPHRLSYTFQSPGSNEEQPSRVVFDLQPNGSTVKLTLTHTDLDAQGFMTVSQGWSAILSSLKSMLETGEPLVFAAWR; this is translated from the coding sequence ATGGATAAGCCACAATTCGTCTACGTCACCTACATTGCCACCACACCGGAACAACTCTGGGATGCCCTGACGAGCGAAGAGTTTACCCAAAAATATTGGGGTGGCAGACGGATTCAGTCCGATTGGCAGGTTGGCTCACCCGTCAAACCTGTCAAAGAGAATGGTGACTCGGATTGGGAAGGCGAAGTGCTGGAATCTGATCCCCCGCATCGGCTTTCATACACATTTCAATCGCCAGGTTCCAACGAAGAACAGCCATCGCGTGTAGTCTTCGATCTGCAACCGAACGGTTCGACTGTAAAACTGACGCTCACTCACACCGATCTCGACGCGCAAGGCTTCATGACAGTTAGCCAAGGATGGAGTGCCATCCTCTCTAGCCTCAAGAGTATGTTGGAAACAGGGGAACCCTTGGTATTCGCGGCTTGGAGATAG
- a CDS encoding metalloregulator ArsR/SmtB family transcription factor: MDAVFKALADPSRRKLLDQLYTQNGQTLSELCEHLAMTRQAVTKHLTLLEAANLVVTVRQGREKLHYLNPAPIHEIYDRWIRKYDRHRLEALGDLKKSLEANTQEEPHG; this comes from the coding sequence ATGGATGCAGTGTTCAAAGCTCTTGCAGATCCGAGTCGAAGAAAGTTGCTCGACCAGTTGTACACCCAGAACGGACAGACGTTAAGTGAACTGTGCGAACACCTCGCCATGACACGACAAGCCGTCACCAAACATCTGACGCTGTTGGAGGCAGCGAATCTGGTTGTCACCGTCAGGCAGGGGCGTGAGAAACTGCATTACCTCAATCCAGCACCGATACACGAAATCTACGATCGCTGGATTCGTAAGTATGACCGCCATCGATTAGAAGCGTTGGGCGACTTAAAGAAAAGCCTCGAAGCGAATACCCAGGAGGAACCTCATGGATAA
- a CDS encoding MerR family transcriptional regulator — protein MQPLKVGDLAKQTGISVRTLHYYDEIGLLVPSHRTEAGYRLYGEADIIRLQQIVSLRQIGFSLEQIQTCLEQQEFSPHHIVQLYLSRLGEQIALQQQLYDRLEAIATRLRARSRVAELSTETISIQEFIQLIEVTTMIGKYYSPEQQEYLKARGKLLGEERIRQVELEWQELIQQARTEMDQGTDPASESVQALAQRWRSLIEEFTGGNPDIERSLKQMYQQEGAEVASRGAVDAAVMEYMSRAMQC, from the coding sequence ATGCAGCCGCTAAAAGTGGGCGATTTGGCAAAACAAACGGGCATTTCTGTGCGGACGTTGCACTACTATGACGAGATCGGCTTGCTTGTGCCGTCGCATCGGACTGAGGCAGGCTATCGGCTGTATGGTGAAGCAGACATTATCCGGTTGCAGCAAATTGTTTCGCTGCGGCAAATTGGCTTTTCGCTCGAACAGATCCAGACCTGTCTGGAGCAACAGGAGTTCTCTCCGCATCATATCGTGCAGTTGTATTTGTCCCGACTTGGGGAACAGATCGCACTCCAGCAACAGCTTTACGATCGCTTGGAAGCCATAGCGACCCGACTGCGAGCACGTTCCCGTGTAGCGGAGCTATCGACAGAAACAATTTCAATCCAGGAATTTATTCAGTTAATTGAGGTCACAACCATGATTGGTAAATACTACAGTCCAGAACAGCAGGAGTATCTCAAAGCCAGAGGGAAATTGCTGGGTGAGGAGCGCATTCGGCAAGTCGAACTCGAATGGCAGGAACTAATTCAACAAGCTCGTACGGAAATGGATCAAGGAACTGATCCGGCAAGTGAGTCAGTACAAGCTTTAGCCCAACGCTGGCGATCGCTGATTGAGGAATTCACAGGTGGCAATCCTGACATTGAGCGATCGTTAAAGCAAATGTATCAGCAAGAAGGAGCCGAAGTTGCCAGCCGAGGTGCAGTCGATGCAGCCGTGATGGAATACATGAGTCGGGCAATGCAGTGCTAA
- a CDS encoding MarR family transcriptional regulator, producing MSSDRSNYNELMLSNLELGRELSARTLMFHAAIAERVGLSATEHKALDLLSRSGSLTAGQLAEVTGLTTGAITGLIDRLEKVGFVRRERDSSDRRKVVIHPVIEKIEQEIVPLFVSMSQQTEILLSRYSEQELAIIQDFISRSIALLQAETNKLRSNG from the coding sequence TTGTCAAGCGATCGCTCAAACTACAATGAATTGATGCTCTCCAATCTAGAATTGGGGCGTGAACTCAGTGCTCGAACGTTGATGTTTCATGCTGCCATTGCCGAACGAGTGGGACTTAGTGCGACAGAGCATAAAGCGCTAGACTTACTCAGCCGCTCTGGGTCGCTGACCGCTGGACAATTGGCTGAAGTGACTGGATTGACGACTGGGGCGATTACGGGTTTGATTGATCGATTAGAAAAAGTCGGCTTTGTCAGGCGCGAACGGGATTCGAGCGATCGCCGGAAAGTGGTAATTCATCCTGTGATCGAAAAGATAGAGCAGGAGATCGTTCCGCTCTTTGTCTCAATGAGCCAGCAGACGGAAATCTTGCTCTCACGCTATAGCGAACAAGAGCTTGCAATCATTCAAGACTTTATCAGCCGAAGTATTGCGTTACTGCAAGCGGAGACCAACAAGTTGCGCTCAAATGGATGA
- a CDS encoding alpha/beta hydrolase, with protein sequence MDLHYEIQGNGEAIVLLHSGGADLRDWQWIVPQLQEHYQVITFDGRGAGKSPPLLEPADYVEELRSLLDHLQIDRAILVGHSIGGQIATDFALAYPHRVIKLILIAPGLSGFQFSPEIQQQFAQIMAAAPDAEKMTELMLEQCLYRVVMSSPQRDLMIEMSRHNIRRSFEWKTFEMRWAQPPTIDRLSELTPETLFIIGTNDMADNLQVAELFQQVPSIHFAYLEGADHMPTLTHADAVSQLIRQFLNRSQSVDAMLRTPAENSISRL encoded by the coding sequence ATGGATCTGCATTACGAAATTCAGGGAAACGGTGAAGCTATAGTTCTGTTGCACAGCGGGGGAGCCGATTTACGAGATTGGCAGTGGATTGTCCCGCAATTGCAAGAACACTATCAAGTGATTACTTTTGATGGACGCGGTGCTGGAAAATCCCCTCCACTGCTCGAACCTGCCGATTACGTTGAAGAGTTACGATCACTGCTCGATCACCTCCAGATCGATCGCGCCATTCTGGTCGGACACTCGATCGGTGGTCAGATTGCAACCGATTTTGCGCTGGCTTATCCACATCGAGTCATCAAGCTTATACTCATCGCGCCGGGATTGTCGGGCTTTCAATTTTCACCAGAGATTCAACAGCAATTTGCTCAAATCATGGCAGCAGCGCCAGATGCAGAAAAGATGACTGAACTCATGTTGGAGCAATGTCTGTATCGCGTGGTGATGTCAAGCCCACAGCGCGACTTGATGATTGAGATGAGCAGACACAACATCCGACGATCGTTTGAGTGGAAAACATTTGAGATGCGTTGGGCACAACCCCCGACGATCGATCGCTTAAGCGAACTGACACCCGAAACGCTGTTCATCATTGGCACAAACGACATGGCGGACAATCTACAGGTGGCTGAGTTATTTCAACAAGTGCCTAGCATTCACTTTGCCTATCTCGAAGGGGCAGACCACATGCCCACACTTACTCATGCCGATGCGGTTTCTCAGTTGATCCGTCAATTTCTCAATCGGTCTCAATCCGTAGATGCGATGCTTCGCACCCCAGCAGAAAACTCTATATCACGCCTGTAG
- a CDS encoding isoprenylcysteine carboxylmethyltransferase family protein: MFVFKVIFSLVYVLALYGGLLFLPAGTWDWWRAWVFLGIISVATVVTLVAVFRNNQDLLNERFKPPVQAGQPLIDKILVVVLILLYCGVIVLIPLDVFRFHWLAKPNLIVSAFGLPLFLAGWIIIALSFQANTFTIPAVRVQTERHQTVIDRGVYGVVRHPMYAGAILTTIGMPLWLESYAAALFAVVPNLLLIVRVLIEEQVLRQDLAGYEAYTKRTRYRLIPLLW, encoded by the coding sequence ATGTTTGTCTTCAAAGTTATTTTTAGCCTCGTCTACGTTCTTGCCCTCTACGGAGGATTGCTGTTTTTACCCGCAGGAACCTGGGATTGGTGGCGGGCTTGGGTGTTTCTTGGCATCATTTCCGTCGCCACCGTCGTCACACTCGTTGCTGTCTTTCGTAACAATCAAGATTTGCTCAACGAGCGATTTAAGCCGCCTGTGCAAGCAGGACAACCTCTAATAGACAAAATTCTCGTCGTTGTGCTGATTTTGCTCTATTGCGGAGTGATTGTGCTGATTCCACTCGATGTATTTCGATTTCACTGGCTCGCAAAACCGAACCTGATCGTCTCAGCATTTGGTTTGCCCCTATTTTTAGCAGGCTGGATCATCATTGCGCTCTCGTTTCAAGCCAACACGTTCACCATTCCTGCGGTTAGAGTTCAAACCGAGCGACATCAAACCGTGATTGATCGCGGAGTTTATGGTGTAGTCCGACATCCCATGTACGCTGGCGCAATTCTCACCACGATTGGGATGCCACTTTGGTTGGAATCCTATGCGGCGGCTTTATTCGCGGTAGTTCCAAACCTATTACTGATAGTCCGCGTTTTGATTGAAGAACAAGTTTTGAGACAGGATCTTGCAGGCTACGAGGCTTACACAAAGAGAACTCGATATCGGCTCATTCCCTTATTGTGGTAG
- a CDS encoding NB-ARC domain-containing protein yields the protein MDLEHGLQVANSVVFAKVGRRLNEVEAAILLGALQEQTYEQIAESSGYSLSYIKRNVGPKLWSLLEQAFGEPVSKTNFRGALEHQWRQSLIGATQTQALAVEPTASPPTQAAQTVLHQPQADWGEAMDVTQFYGRTGELQTLEQWIVMERCRVVALLGIGGIGKSALAAKLGQQIQTQFEVVVWRSLQNAPPFEEWLETVLPILLKSQGEDIAVPSSLDGKLLKLMQGLRQKRCLLVLDNAETILSPGQAGQYRAGYEGYGQLFKEIGAVSHQSCLLLTSREKPREIVPPEGQEQSLRTLLLQGLNPEAGRELFRYKGIFAGTASEWERLVAHYGGNPLALKLVAAATQELFNGKIIEVLNYVQQGLAVFDDIRDLLQRQFDRLSEIEQEMIFWLAINREPNSLVELNRDIVTTVSRRKLPNSIQSLLRRSLIEKEGERFFLQPVVLEYTTDQFVQCISEEIATQTPERLRTHALIKAQAKDYVQQMQKRLIVEPIAEQLLLQFGSSHALELQLKTMLAQQQQQAPQPNYSAGNLLNLLVHLQSDLRGCDFSELTVWQADLRQVNLAGTNFRNADLATSVFAEALSGILSVSFNPDGSLLATGDVDGKICLWRVVDGQQVLTLKGHAGWIWAVTFSPDGKTLASCSHDSLIRLWDVQTIDLEQPNPANLAEAGNFSHRSVTCLHTLRGHSSRIWTIAYAPSAGSANSPNGQMLASGSDDQTIRLWNAHDGTCLTVLQGHRGGVMSVSFSPNGQILAIASQDSSIRLWSVDHGTTLKTLQGHSRWVRAVVFSPDGQILASGSEDHTIRLWEIRTGICRQTLQGHTGWVTSLSFSPNGQTLASGSEDGSVRLWSVQDGTCFKLLQGHSSCVWEVAFNPAGQTLASGSADRSARLWNVQGGTCLKTFQGRTNGVRSVSFSPDGSTLASGSHDALLRLWDWQQETCSKALPGHTSWIWAVAFHPNGQMVASGSSDQTVRLWDVRDGICCQTLQGHTSLVCSLSFSPNGHTLASGSSDQTVRLWDMQDGSCLRTLQGHTGGVWAVAFSPDGHTLASGSSDQTVRLWDVQDGSCLKILQGHTSWVWAVAFSPDGHTLASGSNDQTVRLWDVQDGTCLATLHDHTGGVESVAFSPNGRLLASSGGDQTIRLWDVRDSTCQKVLQGHTSLVCSVQFSPVDVSLPSGASPILVSGSQDETIKLWNPTTGECLKTLRADRLYEGMDIRGTQGLTVAQQATLKALGAVET from the coding sequence ATGGATTTAGAGCACGGCCTGCAAGTTGCTAATTCCGTAGTCTTTGCCAAAGTGGGTAGACGGCTCAATGAAGTAGAAGCTGCCATTCTACTGGGAGCCCTGCAAGAGCAGACCTACGAACAGATTGCTGAGTCGTCTGGCTACTCGCTCAGCTATATCAAACGCAACGTCGGTCCCAAACTCTGGAGTCTGCTGGAGCAAGCCTTCGGGGAGCCCGTCAGCAAAACCAACTTTCGAGGGGCGCTAGAACATCAGTGGCGTCAGTCGCTGATTGGTGCGACCCAAACCCAGGCTCTAGCAGTTGAGCCGACTGCCTCACCTCCAACCCAGGCTGCTCAAACCGTCCTGCATCAACCCCAGGCTGACTGGGGAGAGGCCATGGATGTCACCCAGTTCTATGGGCGAACTGGGGAACTGCAGACCCTGGAGCAATGGATTGTGATGGAGCGCTGTCGAGTCGTGGCACTGCTGGGAATTGGTGGAATTGGCAAAAGTGCCTTGGCCGCCAAACTGGGGCAGCAGATTCAAACTCAGTTTGAGGTGGTGGTATGGCGCTCGCTGCAAAATGCTCCGCCGTTTGAAGAGTGGTTAGAAACAGTGCTACCTATCTTGCTAAAGTCACAGGGAGAGGACATTGCTGTGCCGAGCAGCCTGGATGGGAAACTACTGAAGCTAATGCAGGGTTTGCGTCAAAAGCGCTGCTTACTGGTTCTGGACAATGCGGAGACCATCCTGAGTCCAGGGCAAGCCGGACAGTATCGAGCAGGCTACGAGGGATATGGTCAACTGTTCAAAGAGATTGGGGCGGTGTCCCATCAGAGTTGCTTGCTGCTCACCAGCCGCGAAAAGCCCAGAGAGATTGTGCCACCGGAAGGTCAGGAACAATCGCTACGAACGCTGCTACTGCAGGGACTGAACCCAGAAGCTGGACGAGAACTGTTTCGCTACAAAGGAATATTTGCCGGTACGGCATCAGAATGGGAGCGATTAGTGGCACACTATGGCGGCAACCCCCTGGCGCTGAAGCTGGTGGCAGCCGCGACTCAAGAACTGTTTAATGGCAAAATTATCGAGGTATTGAACTATGTGCAGCAAGGGTTAGCCGTCTTTGATGACATTCGAGACTTGCTCCAGCGACAGTTTGATCGCTTGTCTGAGATTGAGCAGGAAATGATTTTTTGGTTAGCGATAAACCGCGAACCGAACTCGCTAGTTGAGTTAAATCGGGATATTGTCACTACGGTCTCCAGGCGCAAACTACCAAACTCGATTCAGTCCTTGTTGCGGCGGTCGCTGATTGAAAAGGAGGGTGAGCGGTTCTTTCTCCAGCCGGTGGTGCTGGAATACACAACCGATCAGTTCGTTCAGTGCATCTCTGAGGAAATTGCTACCCAAACACCAGAGCGACTCAGAACCCACGCGCTGATCAAAGCCCAGGCCAAAGACTATGTCCAACAGATGCAGAAGCGGTTGATTGTCGAGCCGATCGCTGAACAGTTGCTGCTCCAGTTTGGCAGCTCACACGCCCTTGAGCTGCAGTTGAAAACCATGTTGGCGCAGCAACAGCAACAAGCACCTCAGCCAAACTATAGTGCGGGTAACCTGCTCAATCTGCTGGTGCATCTGCAAAGCGATTTGCGCGGCTGTGACTTTTCGGAGCTAACCGTATGGCAAGCCGACTTACGGCAGGTCAACCTGGCAGGGACCAATTTTCGCAATGCTGATTTGGCAACCTCTGTGTTTGCCGAGGCCTTAAGTGGCATTTTGTCAGTCAGCTTTAACCCAGATGGCAGCTTGCTGGCAACCGGCGATGTGGATGGTAAGATTTGCCTGTGGCGAGTGGTCGATGGTCAACAGGTTTTGACATTGAAGGGACATGCCGGTTGGATTTGGGCCGTCACCTTCAGTCCCGACGGCAAAACGCTAGCCAGTTGCAGTCATGACTCGTTGATTCGGTTGTGGGATGTGCAGACCATCGATCTTGAGCAACCCAATCCTGCAAATCTAGCTGAAGCCGGTAATTTCAGTCATCGCTCAGTCACCTGTCTCCACACCCTGCGGGGCCATTCCAGTCGGATTTGGACGATCGCCTATGCGCCAAGCGCAGGCTCCGCCAACAGCCCCAATGGTCAAATGCTGGCGAGTGGCAGTGATGACCAAACGATTCGGCTCTGGAATGCCCACGACGGAACCTGCCTAACGGTTTTGCAGGGTCATAGAGGTGGGGTCATGTCTGTCAGCTTTAGTCCCAATGGACAGATTCTAGCCATTGCTAGCCAAGACTCCTCGATCCGATTGTGGAGTGTTGATCATGGCACCACCCTCAAAACCTTGCAAGGACATAGCCGTTGGGTAAGGGCAGTTGTCTTCAGCCCAGATGGTCAAATCCTCGCCAGCGGTAGTGAGGATCACACGATTCGACTATGGGAGATAAGGACAGGCATTTGCCGCCAAACCCTGCAAGGGCATACGGGTTGGGTCACCTCACTCAGCTTTAGTCCCAATGGTCAAACGCTTGCCAGTGGTAGTGAGGATGGCTCAGTGCGGTTGTGGAGCGTGCAGGACGGAACGTGCTTCAAACTGCTGCAAGGTCACAGCAGTTGTGTTTGGGAAGTTGCTTTTAATCCGGCTGGTCAAACCCTCGCGAGTGGCAGTGCAGACCGTTCAGCTCGATTGTGGAATGTCCAAGGTGGCACCTGCCTCAAAACGTTTCAGGGACGAACCAATGGGGTTCGTTCAGTCAGCTTTAGTCCGGATGGCTCCACACTGGCCAGTGGCAGTCACGATGCCCTCCTGCGGCTCTGGGATTGGCAGCAAGAAACTTGCTCCAAAGCTTTGCCAGGACACACAAGTTGGATCTGGGCAGTGGCATTTCACCCAAATGGTCAAATGGTTGCAAGTGGCAGCAGTGATCAAACCGTGCGGCTCTGGGATGTGCGAGATGGTATCTGCTGCCAAACATTGCAGGGACATACGAGTTTGGTTTGCTCGCTCAGTTTCAGCCCCAATGGACACACCCTTGCAAGTGGCAGCAGTGATCAAACCGTGCGGCTCTGGGATATGCAAGATGGCTCCTGTCTCAGAACCTTACAAGGACATACGGGTGGGGTTTGGGCAGTCGCGTTTAGCCCAGATGGACACACCCTTGCGAGTGGCAGCAGTGATCAAACCGTGCGGTTATGGGATGTGCAAGATGGCTCCTGCCTCAAAATCTTACAAGGACATACGAGTTGGGTTTGGGCAGTCGCGTTTAGCCCAGATGGACACACCCTTGCGAGTGGCAGCAATGATCAAACCGTGCGGTTATGGGATGTGCAAGACGGAACGTGCTTGGCAACGTTACACGATCATACCGGTGGGGTTGAGTCTGTTGCTTTCAGCCCTAATGGTCGTCTCCTAGCCAGTAGCGGTGGCGATCAAACCATTCGGTTGTGGGATGTCCGAGACAGCACCTGCCAGAAAGTACTGCAAGGGCACACTAGTCTGGTCTGTTCAGTTCAGTTTAGTCCAGTTGACGTTAGCCTGCCATCCGGTGCAAGTCCGATTTTGGTCAGTGGGAGTCAGGATGAAACCATTAAGCTGTGGAATCCTACAACAGGTGAGTGTCTCAAAACGCTGAGAGCCGATCGCCTTTATGAGGGCATGGACATTCGGGGCACTCAGGGATTAACAGTCGCGCAGCAAGCCACGCTGAAAGCATTAGGGGCAGTCGAAACCTAA
- the rd gene encoding rubredoxin, whose translation MKRYRCKVCGHIYDLAEGDPKSGITPGTAFEDLPEDWVCPVCGAKKAKFQLVVPGGV comes from the coding sequence ATGAAACGATATAGATGTAAGGTCTGTGGTCACATTTATGATCTGGCAGAGGGCGATCCAAAGTCTGGAATTACTCCGGGAACAGCTTTTGAGGATCTGCCGGAAGATTGGGTATGTCCAGTCTGTGGCGCGAAGAAGGCAAAGTTTCAACTAGTGGTACCAGGGGGAGTTTAG
- a CDS encoding nuclear transport factor 2 family protein, with the protein MVKEQTVDGQANLQATTNLTPAQESLQALWEEHLQYEFGTHSTEDALATMVEDAYVNHIPVMTGGVGKPALREFYSKYFIPQMPPDMELTPISRTIGTDQLVDEMVAKFTHTIQMDWMLPGFAPTGKRVEVPVVAIIRFRDGKLAHEHIYWDQASVLVQLGLLNPGTLPVVGIDSARKALDPNLPSNTLIHCASDGDSA; encoded by the coding sequence ATGGTCAAAGAGCAAACTGTAGACGGACAAGCAAATTTACAAGCAACTACCAATTTGACACCAGCCCAGGAGTCTTTGCAAGCACTTTGGGAAGAGCATTTACAGTACGAGTTTGGCACTCACAGTACTGAAGATGCCCTCGCTACGATGGTTGAAGATGCTTACGTTAACCACATCCCGGTAATGACTGGAGGAGTCGGGAAACCAGCACTGCGCGAGTTTTATTCCAAATACTTCATTCCACAGATGCCGCCGGACATGGAGTTGACCCCAATCTCGCGCACGATCGGGACAGATCAACTCGTGGATGAAATGGTGGCTAAGTTCACTCATACTATCCAGATGGACTGGATGCTACCCGGCTTTGCTCCGACCGGGAAACGGGTTGAAGTGCCGGTGGTCGCGATTATTCGGTTTCGTGACGGCAAGCTAGCCCATGAGCACATCTACTGGGATCAGGCGAGTGTACTGGTTCAACTCGGCTTGCTTAATCCTGGTACGCTGCCCGTTGTGGGCATTGACAGTGCGCGTAAGGCGCTCGATCCGAACTTGCCCTCAAACACACTAATTCATTGCGCTAGCGATGGCGACTCAGCATGA